In Micromonospora sp. WMMD980, the following are encoded in one genomic region:
- a CDS encoding VOC family protein, with product MTPQFDLVGTVVTDMARTLDFYRRLGLPVPPGAETEPHVEVALPNGVRLAFDTVDTVRGFHPRFTPPAGSPRMNLAFRCADPAEVDRWYAELTAAGHHGELPPWDAFWGQRYAVLHDPAGNGVDLFAPLPAG from the coding sequence ATGACACCGCAGTTCGATCTCGTCGGGACGGTCGTCACCGACATGGCCCGGACCCTCGACTTCTACCGCCGCCTGGGGCTGCCTGTCCCACCCGGCGCCGAGACGGAACCCCACGTGGAGGTCGCCCTGCCCAACGGGGTGCGGCTGGCCTTCGACACCGTCGACACGGTCCGTGGCTTCCATCCGCGCTTCACCCCGCCCGCCGGCAGCCCGCGGATGAACCTGGCCTTCCGCTGCGCCGACCCGGCCGAGGTGGACCGCTGGTACGCGGAGCTGACCGCCGCCGGGCACCACGGGGAGTTGCCCCCGTGGGACGCCTTCTGGGGCCAGCGCTACGCGGTCCTGCACGACCCGGCCGGCAACGGCGTGGACCTGTTCGCGCCGCTGCCGGCCGGCTGA